A single region of the Triticum dicoccoides isolate Atlit2015 ecotype Zavitan chromosome 2B, WEW_v2.0, whole genome shotgun sequence genome encodes:
- the LOC119364624 gene encoding DNA-binding protein MNB1B-like, with the protein MTACKQTTSMGAAARDEADSKSAAKRDGAEERKSSTKCRKGKKAKGKLAVKSNGAEKPKTHDLSDVTRGLAVMSIAMEKSLDEELAQLALFTYQNIFWMDNFKGVYDKPSVDAIKRKAAENWKFFSDSDKGPYVAIARVNRILIAEANEFKKTLKLTLAMTDKMMNLKM; encoded by the exons ATGACTGCTTGCAAGCAGACCACATCCATGGGCGCTGCCGCCAGGGACGAGGCCGATAGCAA GTCGGCAGCGAAGAGAGATGGAGCGGAGGAGCGGAAGTCCTCGACCAAGTGCAGGAAGGGGAAGAAAGCCAAGGGCAA GTTGGCGGTGAAGAGCAATGGTGCGGAGAAGCCCAAGACCCATGACCTTTCCGATGTTACACGCGGGTTGGCGGTGATGAGCATTGCAATGGAGAAGTCGTTGGATGAAGAGCTCGCCCAGCTCGCCCTGTTCACCTACCA GAACATCTTCTGGATGGACAACTTCAAAGGCGTCTATGACAAGCCGTCCGTAGATGCT ATTAAAAGGAAAGCTGCTGAAAACTGGAAATTCTTTAGCGATTCG GACAAAGGCCCTTATGTAGCCATTGCACGTGTGAACAGAATACTCATTGCTGAGGCAAACGAGTTCAAGAAG ACACTGAAGTTGACGCTCGCGATGACGGACAAGATgatgaatctgaaaatgtga